One stretch of uncultured Cohaesibacter sp. DNA includes these proteins:
- a CDS encoding ChrR family anti-sigma-E factor, with product MINHHLNDEMILAYAAGALSVGHALVVASHLEICPHCAARLAEAEAIGGAMLDDCAQSAVSDDLFARMMETLEEPAPEGFKPSPSAPVTPAATAGKTRVPALLASVIGGDLDAIRWRTAGPGIKQFIVPLEGTEGETVRLLKLSPGFVTPEHSHHGSEMTLVLKGSFSDETGRYRVGDIQDADDDVHHQPIADTDEECICLTVTDAPLEFKSVITRLLQPIIGI from the coding sequence ATGATCAACCATCACCTCAATGATGAAATGATACTGGCCTATGCCGCAGGTGCGCTGTCCGTGGGACATGCGCTGGTGGTGGCCAGTCACCTTGAAATCTGCCCCCATTGTGCGGCTCGCCTTGCCGAGGCCGAGGCCATCGGGGGAGCGATGCTCGACGATTGCGCTCAAAGCGCGGTGTCCGATGATCTGTTCGCGCGCATGATGGAAACACTTGAGGAGCCTGCTCCCGAAGGCTTCAAGCCTTCCCCGTCGGCCCCTGTCACCCCTGCTGCTACAGCTGGCAAAACCCGGGTGCCTGCACTTCTTGCCTCTGTCATCGGAGGCGACCTTGACGCCATTCGGTGGCGCACGGCAGGGCCGGGGATTAAGCAGTTCATTGTTCCGCTGGAAGGGACTGAAGGGGAAACCGTTCGCCTTCTGAAGCTTTCGCCGGGGTTCGTTACGCCCGAACACAGCCATCATGGCTCGGAGATGACGCTCGTTCTCAAGGGTTCCTTCTCGGACGAGACGGGGCGCTACAGGGTGGGCGACATTCAAGATGCCGACGATGATGTTCACCATCAGCCCATCGCAGATACCGATGAGGAATGCATCTGCCTGACCGTCACCGATGCGCCGCTCGAATTCAAGAGCGTGATCACCCGCCTTTTGCAACCGATCATCGGGATCTGA
- a CDS encoding SDR family NAD(P)-dependent oxidoreductase, with translation MSNTVVVFGTSGALGHALAEEALRHYEYCDLFAISRSPSEHIAIHSGQKVSYLSGFDLHSEQSVSDIWQTILDHSVPDLVLVATGLLHEEGLTPERRLSELDPEALSRLLAVNLVGPAMILKHLMGRLPRKAPCRIGVLSARVGSTSDNRLGGWYSYRASKAGLNQIIKTAAIELARSNPEAVLVGLHPGTVDSDLSAPFQANVPKGRLFSPDHSARLLMDVVLKLKPGQSGRFFDWAGKEIDP, from the coding sequence ATGAGTAACACAGTTGTTGTTTTCGGAACGTCCGGTGCTCTCGGCCATGCTCTGGCCGAAGAGGCTCTCAGGCATTATGAGTACTGTGACCTGTTTGCCATCTCGCGCAGTCCATCCGAGCACATTGCCATTCATTCCGGACAGAAAGTTTCCTATCTCTCGGGATTTGATCTTCATAGCGAGCAATCGGTGAGTGACATCTGGCAGACCATCCTTGATCACTCGGTTCCCGATCTCGTGCTTGTGGCCACGGGGCTGCTGCATGAAGAGGGATTGACGCCAGAGCGCAGGCTGAGCGAGCTGGACCCGGAGGCCCTTAGCCGATTGCTCGCTGTCAATCTCGTCGGGCCGGCCATGATCCTCAAGCATCTGATGGGTCGGTTGCCGCGCAAGGCCCCTTGCCGCATCGGTGTGCTGAGCGCACGGGTCGGCTCTACATCGGATAATCGCCTCGGCGGTTGGTATAGCTATCGGGCGTCCAAGGCTGGTCTCAACCAGATCATCAAAACCGCCGCCATCGAGCTTGCCCGCAGCAACCCCGAAGCGGTGCTTGTGGGCTTGCATCCGGGTACCGTCGACAGCGATCTGTCGGCTCCGTTTCAGGCCAATGTGCCCAAGGGGCGATTGTTCTCGCCCGATCATTCCGCCCGTCTGTTGATGGATGTTGTGTTGAAACTCAAGCCCGGGCAGTCAGGCCGTTTCTTTGACTGGGCAGGAAAGGAAATTGACCCTTGA
- a CDS encoding deoxyribodipyrimidine photo-lyase, whose product MSEIAIHWFRQDLRLMDNPALAKAARAGALLPIYILDDETAGEAMMGGASRWWLHRALEDLNRQLGGNLRCYRGAAAEILPRLADRYGARTVSWTRCYEPWRVLRDTKISDALSKSGVETIRLNGSLLWEPWEVLKKDGEPYRVFTPFYRKGCLQADKPARPMTDRPEILPCEARSDDGAVALDALELISPIGWHETMEPHWDISEKGAHDALSTFLEEGLEGYKSGRDFPARRNVSRLSPYLHWGQISPNQVWYALDDEAAEDAPAVDVDHFRSEIAWREFSYNLLFHNPDLPSRSLQPKFEGFEWSDDVAALERWQRGMTGVPIIDAGMRELWQTGYMHNRVRMIVASFLVKNLRTDWRKGEEWFWDTLVDADLANNSASWQWVAGCGADAAPYFRIFNPVLQAEKFDPDGDYIRRYVPELAKLPGKYLAKPWEAPRAVLEEAGVALGKDYPLPVVDLKLSRIAALDAYQALS is encoded by the coding sequence TTGAGCGAAATCGCCATTCACTGGTTCCGTCAGGACTTGCGCCTCATGGACAATCCGGCCTTGGCCAAGGCCGCCCGAGCCGGAGCGCTGTTGCCGATCTATATTCTCGATGACGAGACCGCCGGAGAGGCGATGATGGGTGGTGCCAGTCGCTGGTGGCTGCATCGGGCGCTGGAGGATCTCAATCGCCAGCTTGGCGGCAATCTCAGATGCTATCGTGGCGCTGCCGCCGAGATTCTGCCCCGACTGGCCGACCGTTATGGCGCTCGAACCGTCAGTTGGACGCGATGCTATGAGCCATGGCGGGTGCTGCGCGATACCAAGATATCCGATGCGCTCAGCAAGTCCGGTGTCGAGACCATTCGGCTCAATGGTTCGCTATTGTGGGAACCGTGGGAAGTGCTCAAGAAAGATGGCGAGCCCTATCGTGTGTTCACGCCTTTTTACCGCAAGGGCTGTCTTCAGGCGGACAAACCTGCCAGACCGATGACCGACAGGCCGGAGATCCTCCCTTGCGAGGCACGGTCTGATGATGGTGCTGTGGCTCTCGACGCGCTCGAGCTGATATCGCCCATCGGCTGGCACGAGACGATGGAACCCCATTGGGATATCAGTGAAAAAGGCGCTCATGATGCTCTCTCGACCTTCCTTGAGGAAGGGCTGGAGGGATATAAATCCGGGCGCGATTTTCCCGCTCGCAGGAATGTTTCGCGCCTTTCTCCCTATCTCCATTGGGGGCAGATTTCTCCCAATCAGGTCTGGTATGCTCTCGATGACGAGGCGGCGGAAGACGCCCCGGCGGTCGATGTGGATCACTTCCGCAGCGAGATTGCCTGGCGGGAGTTTTCCTACAATCTGCTGTTTCACAATCCCGATTTGCCCAGCCGGTCGCTCCAGCCCAAATTCGAAGGCTTCGAGTGGTCTGATGATGTGGCAGCGCTTGAACGATGGCAGCGGGGCATGACGGGCGTGCCGATCATCGATGCAGGCATGCGCGAGCTTTGGCAGACCGGCTATATGCACAACCGGGTGCGGATGATCGTTGCCTCCTTCCTTGTCAAGAACCTGCGTACAGACTGGCGCAAGGGCGAGGAGTGGTTCTGGGATACGCTCGTTGATGCCGATCTCGCCAACAACAGCGCCAGCTGGCAATGGGTGGCAGGCTGTGGGGCGGATGCCGCTCCCTATTTCCGGATTTTCAATCCGGTGTTGCAGGCAGAAAAGTTCGACCCCGACGGCGACTATATTCGCCGTTATGTTCCTGAATTGGCAAAGTTGCCGGGAAAGTATCTGGCCAAGCCATGGGAAGCCCCCAGAGCCGTTCTCGAGGAGGCCGGGGTCGCACTCGGCAAGGACTATCCGCTGCCGGTGGTCGACCTGAAATTGAGCCGCATTGCCGCGCTCGATGCCTATCAGGCACTTTCTTGA
- the recA gene encoding recombinase RecA — translation MVQNSLRLVEGSSMDKTKALEAALSQIDRAFGKGSVMKLGQREVVEIESIPTGSLGLDIALGIGGLPKGRIVEVYGPESSGKTTLALHVIAESQKRGGICAFVDAEHALDPIYARKLGVDIDNLLISQPDAGEQALEIADTLVRSGAIDVLVVDSVAALTPRAELEGEMGDSLPGLQARLMSQAMRKLAGSISRTNCMVIFINQIRMKIGVMFGSPETTTGGNALKFYASVRLDIRRIGSIKDRDEVVGNQTRVKVVKNKVAAPFKQVEFDIMYGEGVSKLGELLDLGVKAGVVDKSGAWFSYDSQRLGQGRENSKTFLRENPAIADEIEAAIRQSAGLSTGFIDEAEPEAADDE, via the coding sequence ATGGTTCAAAACAGTCTCCGACTGGTCGAAGGAAGCAGCATGGACAAGACAAAGGCATTGGAAGCGGCCCTGTCGCAGATTGATCGCGCATTTGGCAAGGGATCAGTGATGAAACTGGGCCAACGCGAGGTCGTCGAGATCGAGTCCATTCCGACCGGCTCTCTGGGGCTGGATATCGCTCTGGGTATCGGTGGCCTGCCCAAGGGGCGCATCGTTGAGGTATATGGTCCAGAATCATCAGGCAAGACGACGCTTGCCCTGCATGTGATCGCCGAATCCCAGAAACGCGGCGGGATCTGCGCCTTCGTTGATGCCGAGCACGCTCTTGACCCCATCTATGCCCGTAAGCTCGGCGTTGATATCGACAACCTGCTGATTTCCCAGCCGGATGCAGGGGAGCAAGCTCTCGAGATTGCCGATACGCTCGTTCGCTCCGGTGCGATTGATGTGCTGGTGGTTGACTCCGTGGCCGCTCTGACGCCGCGCGCCGAACTTGAAGGCGAAATGGGTGACTCGCTTCCCGGTTTGCAGGCTCGCCTGATGAGTCAGGCCATGCGCAAGCTCGCCGGGTCCATCTCTCGGACCAATTGCATGGTCATCTTCATCAACCAGATCCGTATGAAGATCGGTGTGATGTTCGGCAGCCCCGAAACGACGACGGGCGGTAATGCACTGAAATTCTATGCGTCGGTTCGTCTTGACATTCGCCGGATCGGTTCGATCAAGGATCGTGATGAAGTGGTCGGTAACCAGACCCGCGTGAAAGTGGTCAAGAACAAGGTGGCTGCACCGTTCAAGCAGGTCGAGTTCGATATCATGTATGGCGAGGGCGTCTCCAAGCTGGGCGAATTGCTCGACCTTGGCGTCAAGGCCGGTGTCGTTGACAAGTCCGGGGCCTGGTTCTCCTATGACAGTCAGCGCTTGGGGCAGGGGCGGGAGAATTCCAAGACCTTCCTTCGCGAAAACCCCGCAATTGCCGATGAAATCGAAGCGGCAATCCGCCAGAGTGCAGGTCTGTCGACTGGTTTCATTGATGAAGCCGAACCTGAAGCGGCTGACGACGAATAG
- a CDS encoding SMP-30/gluconolactonase/LRE family protein — protein sequence MGERPLWHPLRQQLFTGLRVNNATCFAPGGRLAYFTDNVTRLVMRVALDEEGWPRAEPEVFLDLREEDLNADGAVVDAEGNVWIAFLGSLRIADFRPDSSLFREVEVPAKQVSCPAFGSGEHERRGV from the coding sequence TTGGGGGAGAGGCCTCTCTGGCACCCCTTGCGCCAGCAGCTCTTCACGGGCCTCCGCGTCAACAACGCCACCTGCTTTGCGCCCGGCGGAAGGCTTGCCTATTTCACGGACAATGTCACCCGTCTTGTCATGCGCGTGGCGCTGGACGAAGAAGGCTGGCCGCGTGCGGAGCCAGAGGTCTTTCTGGATCTGCGGGAAGAGGATCTGAATGCTGATGGTGCTGTGGTCGATGCCGAGGGCAATGTCTGGATCGCCTTCTTGGGCTCGCTCAGGATTGCCGATTTCCGGCCTGACAGCAGCTTATTCAGGGAGGTAGAAGTGCCCGCCAAACAGGTCTCCTGTCCCGCGTTCGGCAGCGGTGAACATGAAAGACGAGGAGTTTGA